One part of the Caldilineales bacterium genome encodes these proteins:
- a CDS encoding caspase family protein, translating into MTTPSPTPTIWALLIGVDCYMDMDRTIADIPRYKNLSGCVNDILLMDEFLRTRLNVPAERITRLTASGSGVVPDEPRQQWPTKANIIAALQALAKPDGPKAGDQVYIHYSGHGGQAITVYPEIKGQEGLDESLVPTDYGQIANKDEPEDRYLRDLEMAELLKRLVDRDLIVTVVLDSCHSGGAARGDGDVEDDVRGDLEPDRVRRKPSHLVAPPEALMAGWESQAGGARAATIASGWLPEPNGYTLLAACRALELAKEMRPAPNGKNHGALTYWL; encoded by the coding sequence ATGACCACCCCGTCCCCCACGCCCACCATCTGGGCATTGCTGATCGGCGTCGACTGCTACATGGACATGGATAGGACCATCGCTGATATACCCAGGTACAAGAACCTCAGCGGCTGTGTCAATGACATTCTGCTGATGGATGAATTCTTGCGCACGCGGCTCAACGTGCCGGCTGAGCGCATCACCAGACTCACTGCCAGCGGTTCCGGCGTCGTGCCCGACGAGCCGCGCCAGCAGTGGCCCACCAAAGCCAACATCATCGCCGCCCTGCAGGCGTTAGCGAAGCCTGACGGCCCCAAGGCCGGCGACCAGGTCTACATCCACTACTCCGGCCACGGCGGCCAGGCCATCACGGTATATCCCGAAATCAAAGGCCAGGAGGGTCTGGATGAATCCCTGGTGCCCACAGACTATGGCCAAATCGCGAACAAGGACGAACCTGAAGACCGCTACCTGCGCGACCTGGAAATGGCCGAGTTGCTGAAAAGGTTGGTAGACCGAGATCTCATCGTTACGGTCGTGCTAGACAGCTGCCATTCGGGCGGCGCCGCCCGCGGCGATGGCGATGTGGAGGACGATGTGCGCGGCGACCTGGAACCGGATCGGGTCAGGCGCAAGCCCAGCCATCTCGTGGCCCCCCCGGAGGCGCTCATGGCCGGATGGGAGAGCCAGGCAGGCGGCGCGCGTGCGGCTACCATAGCCAGCGGCTGGCTGCCCGAGCCTAACGGCTACACCTTGCTGGCGGCGTGCCGTGCATTGGAACTGGCCAAAGAAATGCGCCCCGCGCCCAACGGCAAGAACCACGGCGCTCTGACCTACTGGCT